The nucleotide sequence tGATATATCATTTTATTTACCGTAAGATATAACTTCATGCGTACATATGCATAGCACGACTGATTGTAGGCAACTCTTAAAAATCAGtttgaaattagtttaaaaaaaattcactctcACATAGACCGCTGCAGATGTTTATTaccgtaaataaataaatataagtatatgaatatatgtataccttAAAGTTAGGTAACTAAAACTTCTGTATGGAACTAGTACCCACATATATGCgagtgtatatacatacatataaaatatatactgaAAGATATGCCAAATAAACCAATACAAATAACAAATTATTCAGCCTTTGGTGTTGTTTTTAACAAGGATCAACtgcttatttgaattttaaaccgAGACACTTTGCAAAGCAATATTCGAAATTCTGTCAAGATTAAGAAAGTGTCTGTTATTCGTGAGTATACTATACAATATATATCTCTAACTTTTAGTGAAATCCACAGTAAGACCCGAATTCGAagcttcccggactggtggactctgtatgtacatatattcggcCACAGAAAACTTTTCCGAATATCAGgatatacaatattttctatCTTTCAGATTTCCGACTACTGCAGTGTTTCCTAGGCTGAATTATTAAAACCATGATACTAGTAAGACCATAGTACTAGTACAGTGTGATGAGATACTCTGAGATAATATCAGCATACATTTTGGCACACAACCAGGCATCTAAAAGATACCTCCCAAACCAGTCGAATGGTAGCCATAATataccgcacatctcttaacgataAGCTAAATCATTTCACCCAAATGTAACTGGGGTTCCGTGCCATTGTGATATCGAGGGGAGTGGATTTATAGGGCCGATAAACTAGCCGCACATGGCACCGAACTTCTGTACCTGCCCATAGCCATAGATATAGGTATAAACATGCGAGCTGCTTATTCCTCAGAAATTCGTAAGAAGAGCGAACGAAAGGTAGCATGACAAGCCTACTTGCGAAACAGCTCGGCAATTGAGACCGACAGTCAATATTAAACCCACAGAATACCTGCGGAGCCGAACTAAGTGTAGCCATTAATTCATTCAAGTTTAGTTTTAACTAACGAATGTCTATTATAATGACGTAGACATTCAGTCCGATGATTTCACGGAAACTGTCTAGATGAAGAGACGATTTTGCAGCTTCTGTTCTACTCTCCTGCTTTATCTAGAGGGGGACTTACCGTTGCGGATAGATAATTCTTTGATGAGTTGGAACATCTTAGCACTTTCAAATCAGAAATCTTCTACAGTTTTTGATCAGCTCACATTATTTTATAAGAAATCGGGACAGGACGCTCATTGCCGCATCACAATTGGCTAAGAACCtaagtaaagcgtttttcagtaagagcgcttcaactttttatttgaataaaacacaaacggtttgacttttttaactaattttttttattatcgagttttaacatatacatttaagtatgaaattcgatttcttttgcatgacccccgcgtgcacgttttacgaagtccaatcgttgaacccaattttcgaccactcttttgcataaatcggccgaaattccagcaatttcgcgttcaatattggctctgagctcacaaatcgtcgccggcttgttactgtagatcaatgacttcacataaccccaaagaaaatagtctagaggcgtgaaatcacacgagcgcggcggccattcgaccggtccatttctgaaaataatgcgctcatcgaacttactcttcgtctaagtccataccattcaattgcggccaaaaataatcgtttatcatgtcgcggtatcgatttccattcatagtaacgtggcgatcgttctcgtcaacgaaaaaatatgggccaattacgccgccggcatgtaaaccgcaccaaacagtgattttttcgggatggaacggtgcctcatgaatcacgtgtggattgctttctgcccagtaacgcatattttgcttgttgacaaagccattgagccaaaagtgagcttcgtcactgaagatgatttttcgactttaaactttcttaacagaacacgcatttttataataaaattcaatgatttgcaagcgttgctcaagtgtgtagcgttccatgatgaaaggtatactaatgaagtttacaaatgacaagtgaaaaataaaaaatattgcgtcgttcgccctccctatcgaaaaaaagttgaagcgcacctattgaaaaaccccTTATATCCTAGCCTAAACTAAAACTAACACCTTAAAAAGCTCTCATCAAGCATGTATGGCGcataagcttggacgatgaccacATCCGATTAGGCGTcattggagtatttgagagaaagattctgcggaagattttttgacctttgcacgttagcaagGGTGAGTATCGCAGGCGTTGGAGCAATGAGcttagtgcagcgaataaagaaccAGCGACTTCgctagctgggtcatgtcgtccgaatgaatacaaacgtttcggctctgaaagtgttcAATGCGGTAACAGTTGATGGTGGcagtggaagaggaagaccttctCTGTGTTGGAAGGATCAGGtgcagaaggacttggcttcactgggTGTGTttaactgacgccggttagcacgagaaagaaacgactggcgcgctttgttaaactcggccaaaatcacttaagcagttatcgcgccaatcaagcaATCGTGGGCGATCAAATCCACATGATTGTTAGTTACGAAGGAGGTCACACGTGTATTCTaatgaaatttagaaatataCTGTGGAAAATGGGATGGTTGCTAAGAGAATAACAAACCAAAaaccgaaatataaaaaaattaagatctaCGATGTTTTCTcctgttaaaaaaatgtagtaatataatatttataagaaaaacttggctatttatattgttatatttttggctttatattagaaaatttttttaatagaagtgGAATTCCGTATAAAGGCTGTGCAGAAGCCCCCTTATGTATTTAACAAGAATGCAATGAATGCCGAAAAAGACTAGATATGGATACATATGCAGCGACAGATTTGCCACCAATTGAAAACAATACAAACGAGCACGTTTAAGTTAGATAAGCGTCGATAATTGCTAATTGGGGCTCTAGAGAATAACAGCCTATGTGAGCTAAAGGCCTCGCTGGTGTGCTCTAGAGCCCCCTTGAGGTTTTCAATGAATTACTAATCCGCAGGAGATGATATAAGACAATGTGACGTAAGTATATCAACGATCACATTACTCTCTATCTTTAAAACCGTAGAAATGGGTCGGCTTGCCTTGAATAGCATGAGTAGAGCATGATTTAAACAGCCCTTTAAGATGttaatacatacctacatttcGAAAGGATTCGCTTTCTGATTATGACTGAAAGTTAGGTGCATGTGTGGCGCTTTGAATGGTGCAGGGCTTTCACCAGTTTCGGCCCACTCAACTATTCAAAacccattaaaaaatgttagtaattattaacaaatttttattattaactgcATATATCCTTCGTTTTTTATCTGCCGAACCACTTCGTCGACGAACTATTCATGGAGATAAAGCCTacaatttatgtaattttttacttcCTATGCACTTTCTAACTAAATTCTCACAAATATGTgtctattttctataaaaatgtcAGCAATAGAAAACAAAAGTAGCTTTTCTATAAGAATCTGTCACTCTCGAACAGTATTTAGCAAATATTCAATCGCTCTGTGTAAGACGATGGTCAGAAAACTATGCGAGTATAAACAATTTCCGAAACAAGAACAAGTTAAGCGTAGAAGGAAGACTTTCGACTAGAAAACAATCGTATCAGTTGATCTATACCGCGCAATTATGCAATTATTGTGCAAGCATAAAGCAAGCGATATAGATATACTCGTAAGTATAcgatataggtatatgtatgtatacttgtgAAGCCACTTGAATTGATGCGAGGATTTAGTCGAATCGCTAATTAGACCTATTTCAGGGATGTTGGTTTAACTGAGAAAGTAAGATTTTGCTTCTTTTCTAACGGTGACGAAGATTGAGCGGTGAACCTAGGTTGCATCCCGCATGGAATCCTGAATCGAGAATTAGGAGAATGACGAGAATAATACCCTCTGGAATCCCCACATCTTGGCAGTAATTTTTGAAAGAGTCTCACCCTCCGGTTGGAGTTGGTACCCCCAACTGTTAGTTTTCCTACAAGAAAGCATCCTGACATCCTCTTGGGAGCTCGGTAAGAGCTTTTTACACCAACGGCTCCAATAGTGAAAAGCGTACAGAGGTGGAATATTTAAAGTAGCAGACTGGATAATTGGTGTAATGTGGCTAAGCCGCTCGCACTTCTTGTAAATTGTTCAGGAATGTGAGTTGAGAATAAACTCTGTTGTAAGACGAAATGAGATTGAAATTTTGTGTGTGACGGAATACTGTGGTGTTCAAAGCAACAATatggctgataaattggcaaactgCGATTCCTTAGAGTGTCAATTTGGTCTGGAACCAATTTAAGATCAAATATAGCGAAAGCCGAATAGGTTATTGCGTGACTTCCTTTCGGAAGTGCGTAagttcgaatatccgtgcatcacaccaaaatgaaaataaagtagTTTCTAATGACGCTCGCACCTTGATAGGAAATGGCAAacatccaagtgtatttctcataaaaaatagggGGCATTAATAGTCGGTTTAAAATTGTACGTCCCTccatgtgtggaacaacatcagtaGGGTGCATCAAAACTTTTATTAATAATGCGATGCTAAGGCCTGGAAAACCACTAAGTGTACAGTTGGGACCTATAGGGATCACCAAAGATCTACTGTTTACATTTTGTTTGGAAGATGAAGATGGTATAAAGCGCTTTCACTCACTTAGATGAATAAGCTGCATTCTGTTTCCATCagcaaactgcttaaaaaatgtggaaagtttgcttaaaattattgaatcCTTACCCCACCTGACGTGTGGAACGCCAAGAATTATAGAATAGATGGTGCtcacatactaaacatatgtacgTGCACACATTTGCactcaaatatttgtttattttccacTAAATTGTCTAATTCGCCAAAAGTAAAATAACAATTTTCGAATGGACTATAATTAATGAAAAGGTGTTTTCATAGAAGGTGACTTCGCTAAAgctacaaaaacatttaaatgttttctgtttttgcatttgtttagtttaattgccaaaatttcaatgagaatctaaacaaacaaagcaaagaAGCAGggcattttgaataaaagcaCAAGCTAATGTGTAACTTTTGTGCAGTAAAATTTTCTTATTCTCTACTTAACGACTTGGGCACCTGTGGAACTTCATGATGAGCAAATTACCGACAAAAGTATACAATTACTTCCGGTGtgattcaatttgtttttcttatttgccCCGTATACGCTTCGCCACATAAACGGATATGAATAAACTgccatgcacatacatatgtaaatataccaaagaatatatgtatatatgtacacatacactttgttatacatatacatgtttaTACAAACGGACATCACACAAAAGCCTAAGTGCAAAAGATAAATCAGATTAACGTTGGCGAAATAGCAGGAAAAAGAAGAACGGAAACATTGAAAGTGACCAAGCCAGTTTGTGCACTAACAATAAAGTAGAAACcaaattttgttaaactatGCTTTACAGTTAAGAGGTTCAAAAAGCAAGTTTAGAATCCTCGAATCATTGTTTGGAATGATTTgtgttaaataatttgtaagtAAGTAACAAGAAAAGTGGCGCTTGGAAGTGGATTTTAgcaaaatacgtttctttgcCATTTCCGTACTATGCGACATTTGCAAAGCATTCGTTATTTCCATGATGCAGGGTTGTACTTGATGGTATGCGACGCCACCAGTTGCACTTCCGTTAATAATCTAGAAATGTCGAcatcaattaaaatttagtaccccaatttatttactaaagtatgtttttaactttacttttaaattaatgCGTAACCAAcgaaaatgtgtatttatatcTTTCAGTTTCTAAGATTATGATGTCAAACTgtcgataaataaataatagcaacTGTGTTTAATTTGGCATTTATTGTTTATCTGGCCTTGAGCTCATATAATTAAAAGTACGAAAAATACacgtttttatataaaaagtttttgtgtATTTACTTGTGTGTGTATCAATCTGGTGTGCAGAAACATTCCctaccacacacatacatatttaaaaaacagtattacatataatattcaacaataataaatacgcgaataggtatttttatttaattttttttttttttttggtgttttaattttgttaagccGGTTTTGAGCGCACaaagaaaaattggaaaactttatattttgtcatCATTAAAGTAAGCTAATGTCATTAATCATAAGTTTAAACTAACTGAAAAGttatataattgaaattttcttcaCATTCCGTTCTAAAAGGTAGCTGCGCGTTCAAACTTTCGCATGCAACCCTACCATTTCTCcttttatttctgcttttttttttgtttttatctacATTTGGTCAACGAAACAGCACCACAAAACGGATTGACGCGACTGAAGTGACGGAAAAGAAAAAGCTTGCTATTTTGTACGTGCGTCTTGTTTCCTTTTCCtctaattttaatttcgtttttgagaAACTAAACAATTTCCAAATGCATTTCCAGATTTCATTACTGCAGTGCTACCTTTCACGAATTACACAAAGTTAAAACAATAGAGGCAACCATATATTGAAGCAAAGGTAGAAAATGGTAGGCGGCGGTGGCGGTGTTGACAATAAAGTGGTGGCTACTTTGCGAGCGGATGGAAGTGTTTATCCTGCAAGCGGAACTTCAATTGGACAATTAGtgaatttaatgaattataAGATTGTGAGTTTCTCTAGTGATACTCCTTAAAAATGTGTACTCAATTTCTTTCTATTTGTctcgtttttaatttgcacGGGCTGATCAGCGCACGGAAGTGGATGTCAGCAACAAGGCGCTGAACACATTTAACGTTCCCACAACTGTTGTAGATTTGGGAAAGCAATTATTACAATACGCCCGTGACGGTGATTTGAAAGGAGTAAAAAATATGTTGTCGCGAGGTGCTCCATTCACTTCGGACTGGGTAAGTGTATTGCACCTGTTCATCTGTCAATCTTTTCAGCATACATACAACCAGGAGAAATATATTGAGCCCGCTGCTGGAGTGAAAGCCCTTGACCAGACATAAATTTGAGTCGGACTGGGTTGTTATTTGCTGTTTCAACAGCATATAACTgcccaaaaatgttgaaaaatgttgctatattgacagtctttggccggatataaaagCATGTCAATTCGGTACCGCATATGCGACTATCGGCTGTCGTTACTgttgtgcaaataaaaaaaatacaaattggcCAAAGGCTATGATATCTTAACTGGATTCTCGTATTACTGTGACTGAGGCAGTAGCATTGTAAAGATGGGTTCTGCTCACCAACACTCCAGCAGAAACTCCACCATTCTTTCGATTATTAATACTTATCATTCTTAAACTTTAGTTGGGTATGTCCGCGCTACACTTCGCAGCTATGAACAACCAGTACGAAATTTGCGATGCACTATTGAAAGGCGGCATTAATAGGGATTCCAAAACAAAAGTAGATCGTACGCCTCTGCATATGGCTTGTTTCTACGGCAATGATCGCATAGTGGAGCTTTTATTATCTAAAAAATGCTTAGTGAATCCTCGAGATATGGTATGTTGAGCATAAAActccacatatgtatatgtgcttaTGTTCATATGCGAAACAATTTCTGTGTTTTAGCTACGAATGACACCATTACACTGGGCAGTAGAGAAAGGTCACAAATCCATTGCTCGTTTGCTGCTTAAGCACAATGCCGATGTGACCATAACATCCAAGTTCGGAAAAACCCCCATCGCCCTTGCGGTAATGACAGAACAAGCAGATTTGCTGGAGGAATTGGAGTCGGCACGCCAATCGCAAATAAACCGCAAATATAATGAAGAGCATGAGGTGAgaataaagtatttttaaatttcgactAAGGCGGGAACATGCATGGTTAGAGTTTTTGCTGCAACATCTGGTAGTGTTAAATGCAGTTAACAAATAATCTTCATAATTACATgcttaaagttttaattttatttgtgcttTTCTATTTGTGTTTCTATAATAAATATGCGTGCATTCAAACAAACTTATGttcaaaaaatcgtaaaaatgcgCGCAGGTGCGGTCCAAGCGATTCAAAGTAGGTACCCAAGTTAGCTTGCATTGATATAATCCATTTCGCTTTAAATTTCTTTCTGTGCATACTATTAATAATTTGGCGAAACGAGTATTCCAAATTATATTCTAATATTTCTTAGTAGTCTGCTTTCCCAAagttatctaatttttttaaattaaaaatattaccgAATTAtaatgtaattcaacattacaGAAGGAAACTTCGGATGCGGTGAACTCTATCATGGGACTGACAAACTTTATCACCGAGGACGTTGGGAgttcaacaaaaattacattGGATGCGGAGGATGATCTTACAAATAATAGCGATTTTACAGAAGCTAAATTTTCAGATTTGGCAAATATCAAAGGTAAATTTTGTTCATTAAAAgtggaagtaattttttttaaacaattaccaCATTTTGCCGCTTCTTGTTTTAAATAGAAACGGGTGTTTTagataaaacaacaataaatatgcTTAAGGATCATGGTATTTCTATGATGCCAGAGGACGAAGACACGTCTAAAGAGTTACTCGCAACTGCCTTGCAAAACGGTCGTCAGCTGGTGCTGTCGGAAGGTGGAAAATTGCTacttaatgaaacaaaaaacctacataataataacaataacaataatacgaGCAAAACTAACTCGATTAGCAGTGGAAAACCTAATTCAAATACCAGTAATATGAATTATACTGTCCTACCCGTACGTGGAACATTGGCATCGAGAACACAAAACTATAAAGCGCGAGCCAGTATCATTTCAAAAGCGAAAGATAATCTCAATATGTACAAGGTTTGTAaagcatatatgcatatatatgtgtattcgttgaataagaaaataatttaagagCAAAATTTTATAATCTAATAATAATgtgtataatattttgttatagAACGTACGCATTATTTCGCTGAatgactttaaaaaattttatggcaaCACAAGTATAAAAGGAGTGCAAAAGATTCCTGCTTCAATTGCGAGGTGAGTTAAATTCCAAACACAAAATCATTGCTATTAGTTGgaccttctaatttctttagCGAACGAATGGCGCGTATGAAGCAAATTAGTGATGAACAACGAATACTTAATCCTGGTAACCGGCAAGTTTACATGAATCCACGTCTTCTACCCCAGCGACAGGTATTTTTAGATGCAATGTTAAAAATTGTCAAGTGCTGACTAAATAAATATCCCTTTTACGTCTGTCaacgttttttgtttatttggtttACTAACTGAGGTCTAATTATTAAGTATCtaagtttatttataaataatattatctgtctaattaattgaaattataacAAAAGCTTTATTTTCTCACTTGTGCAGTTAAAATCTGACCAAACCGTTGCGAAACCCGAGCAAACAACACCTATCATTGCGGAGGAGGATGATATTGACTCGATCATACAATTGGCTCCAACTGATAGTGACAACGAGATGTCGGACACTGATCAATTACAACAGCTACAAGTGCAAAAGCAAAATCAGCAGCCACATAAAACGAGTACAGTTAGTGTTCAAGGGACAAAACAATTGCTCAACATTGCTGCTCCTCCGCTAGTGCGTCAACCTTCTACAAATGTGATGAAACCAGGCACTTTCAATACTAGTAAAAATAACACGACTGGGAGTGAGACTGCCAAGCAACAACCTGCTCACCAATCGAATGTAATTTCTCTATTATCTGTGCCGGAAATATGCCGTCAACTATATGAGTTACGTCGTCACAATGATGAATTACGACGTAAATTTGAGACAGCACAGAAAGAGAAGGAAGAAATGCGTCAGCGTTTGGATAGGCTGGAAGAGTTATTGTTGGTGGAGAAGACGGATGATGGCTACATTGATACCTAGTTACAGCCGTTGAAAACACAGTGCattctaattttcttttcatatttgttGCAAATCACGTGAAAAATGTGAATTAACGCCTTTGGTTGGTATCGAAACAATAATTAAAACCCGATATCTAACATATTTAGTTAAATAGTAATTTATAGTCGTATGTAGTTGAGTAATGTGCATTGCAATCGTTCTTGAATAAgttgaaatataaattatttttattttaaactgtaaataattaatttttaaacatttcattaCATGAGGCATTTGAATGTCCTGTGGCACTGAATTAGGCAGGTTTAAAAGTTTCATTCTACAAATATAAACTACAtttactttcaatatttttcagtgTCTTACATTTTAGCGTTTGTGTCTTACACTCACCATACTAACATCAGGATAATAAATTTAATCAACATAGTGCGTACATATCctttcggattttttttttcattcaaagtaaagaaaaatttgtatttattaactcacgaaaaaaaattgttaattcgttaggatttttgtatttttctaatGTCAATGTGGAACACAAATGAATACCAAACGCATAGACGCAAATGAACAACTTCAGAAATTATATgctacttatataatatatattacatatgtacataaaaagatgtatatgtttaaaaaatgatgTAACTAATGCAATAATATTGTACAGACTATGGAGTAAGCATAATTTGAAGTCAAAAAGCGGAAAATTAACTTTTGTTTCTATTATTCGTATaagaaaactattaaaaaaaaagtaacaaaataaattgttttaaataataagaaaGTTAATGTTATCTCGTAAGGTTTAATGAATAAAAGAAGTttctaaaaagtaaaataagttactcaaatttttatggaaataatgaTACACATATCTGCTTACACAATCAAAAGAGTAAGCCAGATATTAATTTCACATAGTTCTTTGTTGTAAGAGTATAAATTACTCCCCaataaattttgtggatttttgcgGCAGACTTGAAGTACTCAATTAGCAATGTCCGCTTGACGCAGGTTTATGGATTAATAAAGAAGCGAATGGTTGATTTCAATGCAAAAT is from Anastrepha ludens isolate Willacy chromosome 4, idAnaLude1.1, whole genome shotgun sequence and encodes:
- the LOC128859761 gene encoding probable serine/threonine-protein kinase tsuA; the protein is MVGGGGGVDNKVVATLRADGSVYPASGTSIGQLVNLMNYKIRTEVDVSNKALNTFNVPTTVVDLGKQLLQYARDGDLKGVKNMLSRGAPFTSDWLGMSALHFAAMNNQYEICDALLKGGINRDSKTKVDRTPLHMACFYGNDRIVELLLSKKCLVNPRDMLRMTPLHWAVEKGHKSIARLLLKHNADVTITSKFGKTPIALAVMTEQADLLEELESARQSQINRKYNEEHEKETSDAVNSIMGLTNFITEDVGSSTKITLDAEDDLTNNSDFTEAKFSDLANIKETGVLDKTTINMLKDHGISMMPEDEDTSKELLATALQNGRQLVLSEGGKLLLNETKNLHNNNNNNNTSKTNSISSGKPNSNTSNMNYTVLPVRGTLASRTQNYKARASIISKAKDNLNMYKNVRIISLNDFKKFYGNTSIKGVQKIPASIASERMARMKQISDEQRILNPGNRQVYMNPRLLPQRQLKSDQTVAKPEQTTPIIAEEDDIDSIIQLAPTDSDNEMSDTDQLQQLQVQKQNQQPHKTSTVSVQGTKQLLNIAAPPLVRQPSTNVMKPGTFNTSKNNTTGSETAKQQPAHQSNVISLLSVPEICRQLYELRRHNDELRRKFETAQKEKEEMRQRLDRLEELLLVEKTDDGYIDT